The Borreliella andersonii genome has a segment encoding these proteins:
- the mvaD gene encoding diphosphomevalonate decarboxylase, which yields MKIKCKVHASLALIKYWGKRDIFLNIPATSSLAVSVDKFYSISELELSDRDEIILNSKPVVLKNREKVFFDYARKILNEPNVKFKIKSKNNFPTAAGLASSSSGFASIAACILKYFNKYSCNSASNLARVGSASAARAIYGGFTILKEGSKESFQLRDQSYFNDLRIIFAIIDTNEKELSSRAAMNICKQHEFYYDAWIASSKKIFKDALYFFLKKDFIHFGANIVKSYQNMFALMFASSIFYFKNSTMDLIRYAADLRNEGIFVFETMDAGPQVKFLCLEENLNAILKGLKQNFTGIDFIVSKVGCGLEWI from the coding sequence ATGAAAATAAAGTGTAAAGTTCATGCAAGCTTGGCTTTAATTAAATATTGGGGCAAAAGAGATATTTTTTTAAACATTCCAGCGACCTCTAGTCTTGCTGTTAGTGTTGATAAATTTTATTCAATAAGCGAGCTTGAACTTTCAGATCGAGATGAAATAATTTTAAATTCAAAGCCAGTTGTATTAAAAAATAGAGAAAAGGTGTTTTTTGATTATGCAAGAAAAATTCTTAATGAACCGAATGTTAAATTTAAAATTAAAAGTAAAAACAATTTTCCAACAGCAGCAGGCCTTGCAAGTTCAAGCTCGGGCTTTGCTTCTATTGCTGCTTGCATTTTAAAATATTTTAATAAATATTCTTGCAATAGTGCATCTAATCTTGCAAGAGTAGGATCAGCTTCTGCGGCAAGGGCTATTTACGGGGGGTTTACTATTTTAAAAGAGGGCTCAAAAGAATCTTTTCAATTAAGAGATCAATCTTATTTTAATGATTTGCGAATAATATTTGCCATAATTGATACTAATGAAAAAGAATTGTCTTCAAGAGCTGCAATGAATATTTGCAAACAGCATGAATTTTATTATGATGCTTGGATTGCCTCTAGCAAAAAGATTTTTAAAGATGCTTTATATTTTTTTTTAAAAAAAGATTTTATACATTTTGGAGCAAATATTGTAAAAAGTTATCAGAATATGTTTGCTTTAATGTTTGCATCTTCTATTTTTTATTTTAAAAATAGTACAATGGATTTGATTAGGTATGCTGCTGATTTGAGAAATGAGGGAATTTTTGTATTTGAGACAATGGATGCGGGCCCCCAAGTAAAGTTTCTTTGTTTGGAGGAAAATTTAAATGCTATTTTAAAAGGACTTAAGCAAAATTTTACTGGCATTGATTTTATCGTTTCAAAGGTTGGATGTGGCTTAGAATGGATTTGA
- a CDS encoding methyl-accepting chemotaxis protein — translation MLLKLKYRFVGFLLLFLIFTLLLFSMIFEFVLCGYLEDYYKQLTRAQVRRAAFSTQSFLDTLYVIISGAASNLALETISEFAISENRGKDFSESELIDLRKNSKFVIDSVKVSKKYRQYLYNFMSNLKNDTFFEEFAFFDFEGRIIVSTRHENNMDFGHSEANTSYFKKAVDDYRQNQLKFIGWYSNLSEGIAAEVAIRSRQSEKKAFAIIVPVYSPEDKLVCGYLAGYLLNDILADSFDRFRFGFYKRGNFIYVDPNNIAVNPFEEYNETSRVSSKFLNVLKDVFSKPPLLSNVPTEVSVYTIDRIFLSEMGEECYYALLPISSKLGEKSGVLIARLPYKDIYGVISSLRFQYILYSVLGIVALSLVLLMRIDRIISFRLNAIRVLVQDMVKGNLNKDYALDDNDNVFDELGMLSLRVVKMKKAISVAIASVLRNISYVNKASLEVASSSQNLSSSALQQASALEEMSANVEQIASGVNMSANNSYETEQIALKTNENSQIGGKAVEESVVAMQDIVEKVSVIEEIARKTNLLALNAAIEAARAGDEGKGFAVVASEIRKLADLSKISALEIGELVEDNSKVATEAGMIFKEMLPEIEETANLVKKISEGSSKQSDQIAQFKMALDQVGEVVQSSASSSEQLSSMSDKMLEKSKELRKSVLFFKIKDSTIESLEEDDYDFRLMDCPENSFNKDENQSLKSNEISTSNGSGYNNYSLDIESEPSVRTINKRVDPKKAIDIADKDLNFDDDFSEF, via the coding sequence ATGTTGTTGAAACTTAAATACAGGTTTGTTGGATTTTTATTATTGTTTTTAATTTTTACATTGTTGCTTTTTTCCATGATTTTTGAATTTGTTTTATGCGGTTATTTAGAAGATTACTATAAGCAGCTTACAAGGGCACAAGTAAGAAGGGCAGCTTTTTCTACGCAATCTTTTTTAGATACCTTGTATGTAATAATCAGCGGAGCAGCTTCTAATTTGGCACTTGAAACCATATCAGAATTTGCAATTTCTGAGAATAGAGGAAAAGATTTCTCTGAGTCGGAATTGATAGATTTAAGAAAAAATTCAAAATTTGTTATTGATTCTGTAAAGGTGAGTAAAAAATATCGGCAATACTTATACAATTTTATGTCCAATCTTAAAAATGATACTTTTTTTGAAGAGTTCGCTTTTTTTGACTTTGAAGGAAGAATAATTGTTAGCACAAGACATGAGAATAACATGGATTTCGGTCATTCTGAGGCTAATACCAGTTACTTTAAAAAAGCTGTTGATGATTATAGGCAAAACCAATTAAAATTTATAGGCTGGTATTCAAATCTTTCCGAAGGAATAGCCGCAGAGGTTGCTATTAGGTCTAGACAAAGCGAAAAAAAGGCTTTTGCAATAATTGTGCCTGTATACTCTCCAGAAGATAAACTTGTTTGTGGGTATTTGGCTGGATATTTGCTTAATGATATTTTAGCAGATAGTTTTGATAGATTTAGATTCGGTTTTTATAAAAGAGGTAATTTTATTTATGTGGATCCCAATAATATAGCAGTTAATCCTTTTGAAGAATACAATGAAACCAGTAGGGTTAGTTCTAAATTTTTAAATGTTCTTAAAGATGTTTTTTCTAAGCCACCTCTTTTATCAAATGTTCCTACTGAAGTGTCGGTTTACACTATTGATAGAATATTTTTATCCGAAATGGGAGAAGAGTGTTATTATGCGCTGTTGCCCATAAGTAGTAAGTTGGGAGAAAAGAGTGGAGTGCTTATTGCTCGACTTCCCTATAAAGATATTTATGGAGTAATATCTAGTCTAAGATTTCAGTATATCTTGTATTCTGTCTTAGGTATTGTTGCATTAAGCCTTGTTCTTTTAATGAGAATAGATAGGATTATTAGTTTTCGTCTAAATGCAATTAGAGTTTTAGTTCAAGATATGGTTAAAGGGAATTTAAATAAAGATTATGCTCTTGATGATAATGATAATGTTTTTGACGAGCTTGGAATGTTGAGTCTTCGGGTTGTGAAAATGAAAAAAGCTATTTCTGTAGCGATTGCAAGTGTTTTGAGAAATATTAGTTATGTAAATAAGGCAAGTTTAGAAGTTGCCAGCTCAAGTCAAAATTTAAGTTCTAGTGCGTTACAGCAGGCATCTGCTCTTGAGGAAATGTCAGCTAATGTTGAGCAAATAGCCTCAGGTGTCAATATGAGTGCCAATAATTCTTATGAAACAGAGCAAATAGCTTTAAAGACAAATGAAAATTCTCAGATAGGCGGTAAGGCTGTAGAGGAGTCTGTTGTTGCTATGCAAGATATTGTAGAGAAAGTTAGTGTTATTGAAGAGATAGCTAGAAAGACCAATTTGCTTGCTTTGAATGCGGCCATTGAAGCTGCAAGAGCAGGTGATGAGGGAAAGGGATTTGCTGTTGTGGCTAGTGAGATTAGAAAGTTGGCTGATCTGAGTAAAATTTCAGCTCTTGAGATTGGAGAACTAGTTGAAGATAACTCTAAAGTAGCAACTGAAGCAGGAATGATCTTTAAAGAAATGTTACCTGAAATAGAAGAAACGGCTAATCTTGTTAAGAAGATTTCAGAAGGTAGCTCTAAACAAAGCGATCAGATTGCTCAATTTAAAATGGCCTTAGACCAGGTTGGAGAAGTTGTTCAGTCTTCAGCTTCAAGTAGTGAGCAACTTTCTAGTATGTCCGATAAAATGTTAGAAAAGTCTAAAGAGCTCAGAAAATCTGTATTATTTTTTAAAATTAAAGATTCTACGATTGAAAGTCTGGAAGAAGACGATTATGACTTTAGGCTAATGGATTGTCCTGAAAATTCTTTTAATAAAGATGAAAATCAAAGTTTGAAAAGCAATGAAATTTCTACTTCAAATGGTAGTGGGTATAATAACTATTCTTTAGATATTGAAAGCGAGCCTTCTGTAAGAACTATTAATAAGCGTGTTGATCCTAAAAAGGCTATTGATATTGCTGATAAGGATTTAAATTTTGATGATGATTTTTCAGAGTTTTAG
- a CDS encoding methyl-accepting chemotaxis protein, which translates to MKLKARMLLLVLVLIAFFISILFFIFGMLINTKLVDQQFDLMINLIGNIKNSFNLYISSMEEKVRVSSMYFNSAEKFNEASKIKSKRLSFISDQSEILVKTGSNMMVTNKKGDIVFTTAVRDNSDFGKSIGDREYFTKLKESQSIVYNSFVMLADPGSIEESLVRDISKIKNKKGQIPYILIGIPLRDFETGDIFGYFMFFYSMDYVYRSFRGINFGILSSGRALAYDTTGRLLVHHTVLPGDVLTDISASYSNIIKKTAEDLLQKNQEISTVYYYDPNSSKKYVGISQKVLLNLSNNKFILLIRTSEDDFYYMSRVTTIILGISFAFTLFILAIATLYLVKRLSASLNKILKYSERLASGNFTADFNFGKWYTVELYSLYEGLEQLRTNFSSVAKGVIENLDYLYENAIQIANASQNLSSGAVEQASTLEQMTANIEQISQGVSENTENAATTEKIAVNTNERTKEGHKSVVKAIEAMTVITEKIGIIDEITRQTNLLALNASIEAARVGEKGKGFEVVAAEVRKLADQSKESAREIIDIANRSLTVASRAGENFEQIVPGMEQTARLVKNISNESYKQSVQIEQFKNAIEQVSQLVQTTASSSEELSAMSEKMLESVKDLKESVDYFKIEK; encoded by the coding sequence ATGAAGCTGAAAGCTAGGATGTTGCTACTTGTTCTTGTTCTTATAGCATTCTTTATATCAATTCTGTTTTTTATTTTTGGAATGTTGATTAATACTAAATTGGTAGATCAACAGTTTGATCTTATGATAAATCTTATTGGAAACATCAAAAATTCTTTTAACCTTTATATTTCTTCAATGGAAGAGAAAGTTAGGGTTAGTTCCATGTATTTCAACTCTGCTGAAAAGTTTAATGAGGCCAGTAAAATTAAATCCAAAAGGTTAAGTTTTATTTCAGATCAATCTGAAATTCTTGTTAAAACCGGTAGTAATATGATGGTTACAAACAAAAAAGGCGACATAGTTTTTACTACGGCCGTTAGGGATAATAGCGATTTTGGCAAGTCTATTGGGGATAGAGAATATTTTACAAAACTTAAAGAGTCTCAAAGCATTGTTTACAATTCCTTTGTCATGTTGGCAGATCCTGGATCTATTGAAGAGTCTTTAGTTAGAGATATCTCCAAGATAAAAAATAAAAAAGGCCAAATTCCTTACATATTAATAGGTATACCATTAAGAGATTTTGAAACAGGTGATATTTTTGGTTATTTTATGTTTTTCTATTCAATGGATTATGTATATAGGTCTTTTAGAGGAATTAATTTTGGAATACTTTCTAGCGGTCGTGCTTTAGCTTATGATACTACGGGTAGATTATTGGTTCACCATACAGTATTGCCAGGGGATGTTTTGACTGATATTAGCGCTTCTTATTCCAATATTATTAAGAAAACAGCTGAAGATTTGTTGCAAAAGAATCAAGAAATTTCAACTGTTTATTATTATGATCCTAATAGCAGTAAAAAATATGTGGGAATTAGTCAAAAGGTGTTATTAAACTTGTCTAATAATAAGTTTATTCTTTTAATTAGAACTTCAGAGGATGATTTTTATTACATGTCGCGAGTTACAACTATAATCTTAGGTATTAGCTTTGCGTTTACATTATTTATTCTTGCTATTGCAACTCTTTATCTTGTGAAAAGATTAAGCGCTTCTTTAAATAAGATACTGAAATATTCTGAGCGACTTGCCTCTGGTAATTTTACTGCTGATTTTAATTTTGGTAAATGGTATACTGTAGAGCTTTATAGCCTGTACGAAGGTCTTGAACAATTGAGAACTAATTTTTCTTCAGTTGCAAAAGGAGTTATTGAAAATCTAGATTATCTTTATGAAAATGCGATTCAAATAGCAAATGCAAGCCAGAATTTGAGTTCTGGTGCTGTTGAACAGGCTTCTACTTTAGAGCAAATGACGGCAAATATTGAGCAAATATCACAAGGTGTTTCTGAGAATACTGAAAATGCAGCTACTACTGAAAAAATTGCTGTTAATACTAATGAAAGGACTAAAGAGGGGCATAAGTCCGTTGTTAAAGCTATTGAGGCAATGACTGTAATTACTGAAAAAATTGGAATTATTGATGAAATAACAAGACAAACCAATTTACTTGCTTTAAATGCCTCAATTGAAGCTGCACGAGTAGGAGAAAAAGGCAAGGGGTTTGAAGTGGTAGCTGCTGAGGTTAGAAAGCTTGCAGATCAAAGCAAAGAATCGGCAAGAGAGATTATTGATATTGCAAACAGAAGTTTAACTGTTGCAAGTCGTGCTGGGGAGAATTTTGAACAAATAGTTCCTGGTATGGAACAAACTGCAAGACTTGTGAAAAATATTTCTAATGAAAGTTATAAGCAAAGCGTTCAAATAGAGCAATTTAAAAATGCAATAGAGCAGGTTAGTCAATTAGTCCAGACCACAGCTTCAAGTAGTGAAGAGCTTTCTGCAATGTCTGAAAAGATGTTAGAGAGTGTAAAAGATTTAAAAGAATCTGTTGATTACTTTAAGATAGAAAAGTAA
- a CDS encoding hydroxymethylglutaryl-CoA reductase, degradative, which yields MELSKNFRHKSVLEKRQEIKSFLKLSFKDFFYNNANEDFLFNMIENYIGYLSFPIGIVKNLKINGKYYSLPIATEEASVVAALNFAAKILENADLRYSLGEVLGISQIYIKSGKDLSKIFVDLDDKIKTWVEPLLTNMNQRGGGFRKLSTRYIKELGIQKLNLYVDTCDAMGANLLNSIAERVAESIFLEFGYECVLKVLSNDIGEFTAKARFVLDFKHLMSGGKDGSWDLAKKIELISRIGFYEEERAVTNNKGIMNGITGVCLATFNDTRALEASVHRFASKSGKYLPLSKFYTTDNALVGEIEIPLQVGTKGGVISFSEASILSFRIMNVNSKSEFIGILSCVGLASNFAALRALAFNGIQKGHMRLHANKILYLLKARYNISDFEKDKLLLEMERMNIYSFDFAFKILNKIRLKNENKV from the coding sequence ATGGAGCTTAGTAAGAATTTTAGACATAAAAGCGTTTTAGAAAAAAGGCAAGAAATAAAAAGTTTTTTGAAATTATCTTTTAAAGATTTTTTTTATAATAATGCCAATGAAGATTTTCTTTTTAATATGATAGAAAATTATATTGGATATTTATCTTTTCCTATTGGGATTGTAAAAAATTTGAAAATAAATGGCAAATACTATTCTTTGCCAATTGCAACAGAAGAAGCTTCTGTTGTTGCTGCCTTAAATTTTGCAGCAAAGATTCTTGAAAATGCCGATTTGAGGTATTCTTTGGGTGAAGTGTTGGGAATTTCTCAAATTTATATAAAATCGGGAAAAGATTTAAGTAAAATTTTTGTTGATCTTGATGATAAAATTAAAACTTGGGTTGAACCTCTTTTAACCAATATGAATCAAAGGGGAGGTGGATTTAGAAAGCTATCAACTAGGTACATTAAAGAGCTTGGTATTCAAAAATTAAATCTTTATGTGGATACTTGTGATGCTATGGGTGCTAATTTGTTAAACTCAATTGCAGAGCGTGTAGCAGAATCTATTTTTTTGGAATTTGGATATGAGTGTGTTTTAAAAGTTTTAAGCAATGATATTGGTGAATTTACAGCCAAAGCCCGGTTTGTTTTAGATTTTAAGCATTTGATGTCGGGCGGCAAAGATGGTTCTTGGGATTTGGCTAAAAAAATTGAGCTTATTTCTAGGATAGGTTTTTACGAAGAGGAGCGAGCTGTTACTAATAATAAAGGGATTATGAATGGAATTACAGGGGTGTGTCTTGCAACTTTTAACGATACAAGAGCTCTTGAGGCCTCTGTTCATAGATTTGCTTCAAAAAGCGGTAAATATCTTCCCCTTAGTAAATTTTATACGACTGACAATGCTTTAGTTGGGGAAATTGAAATTCCTTTGCAAGTTGGAACTAAAGGCGGGGTTATATCTTTTAGTGAAGCTTCAATTTTAAGTTTTAGAATTATGAATGTAAATAGTAAGAGCGAATTCATTGGCATTCTCTCTTGTGTTGGGCTTGCTAGTAATTTTGCAGCATTAAGGGCTCTTGCATTTAATGGAATTCAAAAAGGTCATATGAGATTACATGCTAATAAAATACTCTACCTTTTAAAAGCAAGATATAATATTTCTGATTTTGAGAAAGACAAATTATTATTGGAAATGGAAAGAATGAATATTTATTCTTTTGATTTTGCTTTTAAAATTTTGAATAAAATAAGGTTAAAGAATGAAAATAAAGTGTAA
- the fni gene encoding type 2 isopentenyl-diphosphate Delta-isomerase, with translation MGIEPDILENKKRHIEICLNKNDVKSGCNFLKLIKLKHNALSDLNFSEINIKEEIFGYNISMPVFISSMTGGSKEGNDFNKSLVRIANYLKIPIGLGSFKLLFKYPEYIRDFALKRYAHNIPLFANVGAVQIVEFGVFKITEMIKRLEVDAIIVHLNAGQELMNVNGDRNFKGIKESIAELSDFLSVPVIVKETGFGISPKDVKELFSLGVSYIDLAGSGGTNWILVEGLKGNNLNIASCFSDWGIPSIFTLLSVDDSLKANIFASGGYETGMDIAKGIALGARLIGVAAVVLRVFYDSGEDAVFSLFSDYEHVLKMSMFLSGSKSLSEFRNNKYFLSSYLLDELGVFKQFYGA, from the coding sequence ATGGGTATCGAGCCTGATATATTAGAAAATAAAAAAAGGCATATTGAGATTTGTTTAAATAAAAACGATGTTAAAAGTGGCTGCAATTTCTTAAAGCTTATTAAGCTAAAACATAATGCTCTTAGTGATTTGAATTTTTCCGAAATAAACATAAAAGAAGAAATATTTGGATACAATATTAGCATGCCTGTTTTTATTTCTTCCATGACAGGAGGCAGTAAAGAGGGGAATGACTTTAACAAATCTTTAGTTAGAATTGCAAATTATTTAAAAATTCCTATAGGTTTGGGCTCTTTTAAGCTTTTGTTTAAGTATCCCGAGTACATAAGAGACTTTGCTCTTAAAAGGTATGCTCATAATATTCCCTTGTTTGCCAATGTTGGCGCTGTTCAGATTGTTGAGTTTGGTGTTTTTAAAATAACTGAAATGATTAAGAGATTAGAAGTTGATGCAATTATTGTTCATCTTAATGCAGGACAAGAATTGATGAATGTTAATGGAGATAGGAATTTTAAAGGAATAAAAGAATCAATAGCTGAATTGTCTGACTTTTTAAGTGTTCCGGTAATTGTTAAAGAGACAGGTTTTGGAATTTCACCAAAAGACGTTAAGGAATTATTTAGCCTTGGCGTTTCTTATATTGATCTTGCAGGGAGCGGTGGAACCAATTGGATTTTGGTAGAAGGCTTGAAGGGCAATAATCTAAACATTGCATCTTGTTTTTCTGATTGGGGTATTCCTTCGATTTTTACTTTACTTAGTGTTGATGATTCTCTAAAGGCTAATATTTTTGCATCTGGCGGGTATGAGACGGGTATGGATATTGCTAAAGGCATTGCTCTTGGGGCTAGACTTATAGGTGTTGCAGCAGTTGTTCTTAGGGTCTTTTATGATTCAGGAGAAGATGCTGTATTTAGTCTTTTTTCTGATTATGAACATGTTTTAAAAATGTCTATGTTTTTAAGTGGAAGCAAAAGTTTATCAGAATTTAGAAATAATAAGTATTTTTTAAGTAGTTATTTGCTTGATGAACTTGGAGTCTTTAAGCAGTTTTATGGAGCTTAG
- the mnmA gene encoding tRNA 2-thiouridine(34) synthase MnmA — protein MKIAVLLSGGVDSSVALYRIINRGYSNIKCYYLKIWVEDELSYIGNCPWQEDLNYVEAICNKFNVPYEIINFQKEYYNKVVNYTIEELKNGNTPSPDIFCNQRIKFGAFFEKINSQYDLVVTGHYAKIQRKENNFFLKQAKDKVKDQSYFLSHLSQKQMSRLCFPLGTLLKSEVRQIAKNINLPNKDRKDSQGICFLGKIKYNEFIKYHLGEKKGNIIEKETGKIIGIHNGYWFFTIGQRRGIRLSNGPWFVIEKDLENNIIYISHNENYLKQAKRKFLVHEIHWINDTPSTFENFKIKIRHGEKKYSCKLKLITNNLMEISLNKKDSGISPGQFTIFYKNTECLGGAKIFKIIE, from the coding sequence ATGAAAATAGCCGTACTTTTATCTGGAGGAGTTGACAGCTCTGTTGCCCTTTATAGAATTATAAACAGAGGATATTCAAATATAAAATGCTACTATTTAAAAATCTGGGTTGAAGATGAACTATCTTATATTGGAAATTGCCCTTGGCAAGAAGATTTAAATTATGTTGAAGCTATATGCAACAAATTTAATGTGCCGTATGAAATAATAAACTTTCAAAAAGAATATTATAACAAAGTAGTAAACTATACCATCGAAGAGCTTAAAAATGGTAATACTCCAAGTCCAGATATTTTTTGTAATCAAAGGATAAAGTTTGGAGCATTTTTTGAAAAAATTAATAGCCAATATGATTTGGTTGTAACAGGACATTACGCTAAAATACAAAGAAAAGAAAATAATTTTTTTTTAAAACAAGCAAAAGATAAAGTTAAAGACCAAAGCTACTTTTTATCTCACCTCTCCCAAAAACAAATGTCACGGCTATGCTTCCCCTTAGGAACATTGCTTAAAAGCGAAGTAAGACAAATAGCTAAAAATATAAATTTACCCAACAAAGATAGAAAAGATAGTCAAGGTATTTGCTTTTTAGGAAAAATTAAATATAACGAATTTATCAAATATCATCTTGGCGAGAAAAAAGGGAACATAATTGAAAAAGAAACAGGAAAAATAATAGGAATTCATAACGGATATTGGTTTTTTACAATCGGACAAAGAAGAGGAATAAGGCTTAGCAACGGACCATGGTTCGTTATAGAAAAAGACCTAGAAAACAACATTATATATATATCCCATAACGAAAATTATTTAAAACAAGCAAAACGCAAATTTTTAGTTCACGAAATACATTGGATAAACGATACACCTTCAACTTTTGAAAATTTCAAAATTAAAATAAGACATGGTGAAAAGAAATACTCATGTAAATTAAAACTTATTACAAATAATTTAATGGAAATTTCTTTAAACAAAAAAGATAGTGGAATCTCCCCGGGGCAATTTACAATTTTTTATAAAAATACAGAATGCCTAGGAGGTGCTAAAATTTTCAAAATTATAGAATAA
- a CDS encoding hydroxymethylglutaryl-CoA synthase yields the protein MKIGISDIRIFLPLNYLDFSVLLENPLYFSNEVFLKKINRAIDATLQKGFRFTSPNEDSVTMASSAVKLIFDNNNLDLNKIRMLLGGTETGVDHSKAISSYVFGALKQSGICLGNNFLTFQVQHACAGAAMSLQTVASVLSHSNNSEYGIVFSSDIAHYSNLTTAEITQGAGATAILIEKNPKLLSINLSEFGVYTDDVDDFFRPFGSVEAKVRGQYSVECYNNANENALRDFAFKKQLSMKDLFTNYRFVLHVPFAKMPIDSMHYILKKYYSDDESVRNAYLESIDFYDGVEAAMEVGNLYTGSIFLSLAFYLKRVFSKKDITGEKILFCSYGSGNIMIIYELTIEKSAFNVVKLWDLDGLMKNRNNANFEEYKDFFQNKIVPGESRGFYLKELRNDGYRVYGYRA from the coding sequence ATGAAAATAGGTATTAGTGATATTAGAATTTTTTTACCTTTAAATTATTTAGATTTTTCTGTCCTTTTGGAAAATCCTTTATATTTTTCTAATGAAGTTTTTTTAAAAAAAATCAATAGGGCAATAGACGCAACTTTGCAAAAAGGTTTTAGGTTTACCAGTCCTAATGAGGATAGTGTAACTATGGCAAGTTCGGCTGTTAAGCTTATTTTTGACAACAATAATCTTGATTTAAACAAAATTAGAATGCTTTTGGGTGGAACTGAGACAGGTGTTGACCATTCAAAGGCAATTTCTTCTTATGTTTTTGGAGCTTTAAAGCAATCTGGTATTTGTCTAGGAAATAATTTTTTAACTTTTCAGGTTCAGCATGCATGTGCTGGTGCTGCTATGTCTTTACAGACTGTGGCAAGTGTTTTAAGCCATTCTAATAATTCTGAATATGGCATAGTTTTTTCTTCAGATATTGCTCATTATAGCAATCTTACTACGGCTGAAATTACCCAAGGAGCTGGTGCAACGGCAATTTTGATTGAAAAAAATCCAAAGCTGCTTTCGATCAATTTATCTGAATTTGGAGTTTATACTGATGATGTTGACGATTTTTTTAGGCCTTTTGGAAGTGTTGAAGCTAAAGTGCGAGGTCAATATTCAGTTGAATGTTACAATAATGCAAACGAAAATGCTTTAAGAGATTTTGCTTTTAAAAAGCAACTTAGCATGAAAGATTTATTTACTAATTATAGGTTTGTTTTGCATGTTCCTTTTGCTAAAATGCCAATAGATTCAATGCATTATATTTTAAAAAAATATTATAGTGATGATGAATCTGTTAGAAATGCTTATTTAGAATCAATAGATTTTTATGATGGAGTTGAAGCTGCTATGGAAGTAGGTAATTTGTATACGGGTTCAATTTTTCTATCTTTAGCATTTTATTTAAAAAGAGTATTTTCCAAAAAAGATATTACAGGAGAAAAGATATTGTTTTGTTCTTATGGATCTGGCAATATTATGATTATTTATGAACTTACCATTGAAAAGAGTGCTTTTAATGTTGTTAAATTATGGGATCTTGATGGGCTTATGAAAAATAGAAATAATGCAAATTTTGAAGAATATAAAGATTTTTTTCAAAATAAAATAGTTCCTGGTGAATCCAGAGGATTTTATTTAAAAGAACTAAGGAATGATGGATACCGAGTTTATGGGTATCGAGCCTGA